The following DNA comes from Candidatus Nitrosotalea okcheonensis.
GAATTATGAACAAGTACTTGAATTATGTGTCATTTTAAAAGAAATTGATGAGATGTTTAGAAATCTTGAACAAGTTGCTATTTTAAAAAGCGAATTGGGCAAGACTTTAAACCATGATGTCTCTAATTAGTCCGATTTTTTCAATATGCGCATAATCATAGAGAATATGATGTCTCTTGTCTTTTGGGAAAAATAATATTACTTGTGACAACATGTCACAATCGCAAAGCATGATATACATTACTAATTATGATAAACATTGCAAATGTTCTCAAACAATATGTTACCGATGAAAGTTATCAGACCATAATACGTGCTTTATTTCCAATATTCTAAAAACCTGATAATCTAAGACGGATTTTTATTGGATGATTATTTGACGAAATTAAAATGTGGCGGCACATGTATTATGGATAGTTGGATTTATCCCCTACTTCTTAGTTTGATCGGTGGTCCTGCAGCAATAATTTTTAGACGCTGGTACAGTAAAAAAGATGATACTTCAAGTAAGTTTAGAGATGCAGGCACCTATGTACGTGATGATTCTTTATACTCTTATGATAAAAAGGAAAAAGACTCTCAGGAGGGGGTAACTTGAATTGATTTTGCAACATGTTTAAATTTTTTTATAAACATCATAAAATCAAAATTAACCCATGCTGTACATGACACAACCGTTTTTATAATTGCAAATCACAAAACCATTAATGTCTACATCAGAATCAAATTCCGTTGCATGTTCTCTGCTTATCAACATGCAAGGTTGCCAGGAATTAAAGAAACTAAAACAAGGAACACAATACAAGATTGACGTGATCCAAGAGCCTAGTGTGATCTTCAAAGATTCTGTAGGAAACAAAAAAGAGATGAAGTTCAAACAAAACTGTACCATAACCATAACGCATGAAAAAATACTCTACAACCGTGATGATGTCGTAATAAAATCAGTATAGTTGTACAGTAATGAAAATACTTATGGATGTCCACGAATCAAGTGATTATATCTATGGAAAACCTACTTAACAATGAAGAGATAGATTGGCTAGTCAAGTTTTTGGCTGGAAAGGGTAGCAATGATGAGATAATCGAAAAAATAGTTCGAATAACCACCAAGCTTGAGAAAATGAAACGTAGGTGATTTCTAGTATGTTCCTTTAATGGCCCAAAGTTTTTTTTGAATATTTTTTATCATCGCATGTTCATTTTGGCATAAAGTTTAATTCAACAACCAAAACAAAAATAAAACATGCGAATATTGCAGTTACATTGCGATTATATCGAATATACACCGGTAAAAAAGGAAATAAAATCTGCTGAGGAAATAGATCCTCAAACAAAACGCCTTGAAGAGATTGTGGTTGCATTTGTGGCAGTAGAAGAACTAGATAATGAAGTTGTTGCAAAAAAGGCAATAGTTGAAATCTCAGAATCCATGCAAAAAATTGGCTGTTCTAAATTATTGTTGTATCCTTATGCTCACTTGAGCTCAAAGCTTGCATCTCCCACCACTGCATTGCTTTTACTCCAAGATATGGAAAAAAACGCCAAAGGTCTGGAGGTGCATAGGGCACCATTTGGATGGACAAAATCGTATAAACTTCAGGTCAAAGGACACCCATTGGCTGAAAATTCTAAAACAATAACAGCTGGAGAAGAAAAAGACTCGTCATCAAATGCACTAAAAGCGGAATCCAAAATCATATCATATTGGCACATACTTACCCCTGATGGCAAACTGCATGACATTGACAAATTCAATTTTGCAAAATACCAAAATCTCGAAGTGTTGGCAAAATATGAAGCTGCTAAGAAAAGAGCAGTCGACGAGCCTCCGCCTCATGTAAAATTAATGAAAAAATTGGCAATCGCAGATTATGAACCTGCATCAGATGCTGGCAACATGAGGTTCTATCCAAATGGCAGGCTCATGAAATCTTTGATTGAACGATATGTCACAGACAAGGTAATGGAATATGGGGGGTTTGAAGTCGAGACTCCAATAATGTATGATTCACATCATCCTAGCATGGAAAGTTATTTTCACAGATTTCCGGCGCGACAGTATAGCATTGATTCAGAAGGAAAACACCTTTTCCTGAGATTTGCAGCATGTTTTGGTCAGTTCTTGATGGCAAAAGACTTTCAACTATCATACAAGAATCTGCCGTTAAAACTGTATGAGCTTACAAGGTATAGTTTCAGAAGGGAACAGTCTGGAGAACTTGTGGGGCTTAGAAGATTACGTGCCTTTACAATGCCTGATTGTCATGCCATGTGTATGGATATGAACCAAGCAAAAGAAGAGTTTAGAAAAAGATTTGATTTGTCACGTGATGTCATAAAAGGACTTGGCATTGAAAGCGAAGATTATGAAATGGCGATTCGATTTACCGAAGAGTTTTACAATGAAAATAAATCACTAATTGAAGAGATTGTGGCAAAGATTGGCAAGCCAGTGCTTGTTGAGATGTGGAAGGAGAGATTTTTCTACTTTGTACTAAAATGGGAATTTAACTATGTGGACAATCTCGGAAAAGCTTCTGCATTATCAACCGATCAAATTGATGTAGAAAATGGAAAAAGATACAACATTGAGTTCATGGATGACACCAACAAACCTCAGAGCCCAATAATTTTGCACAACTCTCCTAGCGGTGCAATTGAGAGAGTGATATACACGTTATTGGAGAAAGCAGCAAAGGACCAGAGAGAGGGAAGAAAGCCCATGTTCCCATTGTGGCTTGCCCCCACCCAAGTACGATTAATTCCTGTAAAACCCGAGTTTCTGGACTATTGTGAAAAACTTGCAGACAAACTCACAGAAAATGACATACGCGTAGATGTAGATGACAGAAATGAAAGCGTAAGTAAGAGTATCCGGGATGCAGAGACTGAATGGATACGATACATCATAGTCATCGGTGAAAAAGAAGTCAATTCTACTACTCTATCTATTAGGGATAGAAAGTCAAAAGATCCACATAATCTATCAGTTGAAGAATTCATCACAAACATCAAAGAAGAAACCAAGGGGAAACCTTTCATGAGAATAAACATGGGTCGAAGCATGGCAAAAAGGCCACAAATAATGGTCTGACATCAAGAAGCGTCTAAATCTCTTGGGTCCAGTTGGAGAGACTTGTTGAAACATTCAATGGCCTCATCATATCTTCCCAGGCCGCGCAGGGAAATTCCTTTTCTGTTGAGCAAATCCGGGTTGCTTGGCTGCATTATTATTGCTTGATCAAAATGACTTGATGCCTTCTCAAAACCACCCTCTGTCATCAACTGAATGCCTTTTTTGGCAAGGTTTGAAATGTTTTCTTCCACTAGATGGTAATTTTATTTCTGCCTTAAGTTACTTACGGGATAAATTCATTGCTATGACTTCAGACATTAGTTTTGCGGCAACAGAGGCTGTTGCACCATTATCATATGGCGGACAGAGTTCAACTATGTCCATACATCTTATAGTGTTACCCTCTAATGCGTATATCATGTCAAATAACTCTCGTGATGTTATTCCCATGGCCTCTGGATTCCCAACCCCAGGTGCAAATGCTGGGTCTAGCACATCCAAATCAATGCTGACATAGATCTTGTCAAAAGTTGACATAAAGTCTTTGACCATTTTTGGTCCTCTGCCCTCTCTGATGTCTTTGTCTGTTACAACGTTTATCTTATGTTCTGTCTTGAATGCCAGCTCTTCTTTTACAAATGATCTTGCACCTACATGGACAATATTTTCAGCTCCGCGTTTTTCGATGATTCTTCTAAGATATGCTGCATGGCTCAGCTTAATGTCTGCATATTCATCTCTTAAATCATAATGGGCATCAAATACTATGTAACCTGTATCCTTTGGAAATGCCATGTATGTGCCATATGTAATCAGATGTTCTCCACCTAAAATGATCATCTGCTTGTTTCTTTCTGCAAGCTCAGTTGTTATCTTTCCAATCATGTCGAGCACTTCGGTTGCAACTACTGTATGATATGTATTTCCAAGGTCTTCGATATTGACACTTTCTAAATCTACGTTAAATCTTGTTGAAAATATTTCAATATTGTTAAAAGCCTGGCGTACTGCATCTGGACCAAATCTTGTTCCAGGCCTAAATGAATGTGTAGAGTCAAAGGGAATTCCATAAACTATTGCCGATACATCTCCTTCTTCACTAGGGCTTGTTATCAACGGATTCCGATTCATATACAAGTCAAGAAAACTCATTTGTGTAAGGCTCATCATTTTACAGTGATATAATAATATTTCAAATTTTGATCTTTTTGACAAATAAAAAAACTGGGATTTTCAGACTCGATGATCTGTTATTTGTTCAAAAACACTCTTTTGGTTTGGAGTTGAATGGCCTTTTTTCAATAAAGCAAAACTGGTCAAATTTTGGATACTTGAAAAATATCTAATTGCATACAACATCTTTTGCGATCAGATTACATTTTGGGTGAACCTGCTCATCGCTTGCCTTTCTACAAGTGGTGCAGACAAACTGGTTTACCTCACTACATATGGTGCAACGTTGAAATTCTTCCATAGTTATACCACAATTTCTACATGAATCTTTTCTCATATTTGTAATTTCTATAACTTTATTTATAAATTTTAGTACTGATGGACTTGACACACAGGTGTAAATATTTGCTCATTTTCAGGGTGAATATCTGGTTTTAACAATTTTTTCGAGGCCCGAAACCGATCAACATTAATTGTATGTCTAGCTACTTCCAGAAAAATTGATCCAACCCGGTCTGTTTTGGTTCCCCAATCAAGCTTGCAAAATCCAAGTCCATTGAAGACAATATTTGGTCAAACGTACTTTCCATAAACTCCATGTATTTCGGAGTATCAATCTCATCCGGCCTTGCCATCTCGGTAGGCTTTACCCCTGGTTTGTTTATTATCTTGACATATGAAATAATGTCACCTTTTTTTATCTCTCTTGTCTGTTCTAAAAGTTTGGCAGCTCTGATGTGTTGAGGGATGGTTTTAACATATTCTGCAGGAGCCTTGCTTATCATTACATTGAATGCAAGTTCTACAAGCGGAATCTGCCTTGCCTTTAATTTTTTTGCATAACTTGATATCATATCACCAATCTTTGTCTTGGACTGGGAGAACTCCTGTTCGTTTTGTACTTGTGACAAGATTTCAAGTATTTCATAAAACAGATTTCTAATAAATGGTGGAGTATGTGATTTTTTTCCAGTCAGGCCTTTGACATCTACCTTACCATCTTTTTGTACTCCGAGATAGTTTTTCTTTCTTTTACTAAATACTACATAACGATATTCCTTGTCTAAATCCAAATCAACTCCAAACTCTGTTTTTGCCCATTCTACTACGCCTTGCACCTGATCTTGTGATGGAGATTTCAAAAACAATGAATCCGTATTATGTAACAAGACATTGCCTAATCCACCACAAAAATGATGATTCTTTGTTTCCAAATCATACACATATCCGCTTATGTTGAATTTTTCAATTTTTTTGATGATATCTGATTGTTTTACTCTCATGGTTTTTTGATCTTTAATTATTTCTAGTCTACATGTGCATGGCTTGTTTTTTCTTATTTGCAACGAATAGTCCAGTCCTAACTGCTCCAACATGACAATGATTCCAGCAATGACGGTCTTGTGTATTTGATCTATTGTCATTCCAGTTATGTCGGTATGGTAATCTCTACCCAACATTCCGTTCATGAATGCCCTTTTTGCCTCATTGTTTGCATTCAGTACGGATTGTGGTACTCCCTTGTGGTCATCGCGATAGCAAAAAAGTCTAAAATAATCCACAAACAGTTTGTGGTTATTCTTTGGAACTAACGCATATGCAGAAGACCTTTTGTGGACACCCTTGATGATTGTTTCTAAAGCCAAATGCTCATGTATGATTTTCTGTGCTTTTTGTAATGACTTTTTGTCTTGGTCTACAATTCTCCATGAATATTGAATATGACTTTCATGTCTATCTGTATTACATGTGCCTTTTGCAATAAAGAGACCAAATAACCACACTAGATCAGCATTTACATGTAATCTGGATTCTGTTTTAACTGAAATAAGATTAATTCTGTCTCCCACTTTTAGCTCTGATGGTTTTACATTTTTTCCATTGATGACTAGGCTGTGATCTTCAGTACATTCCACAAATCCCTTTCTGGTAAGAATTCGATATCCTTTTTTCTTTACCTTGTGTCGGTAGACGTATTTTATTTTTGTAAACCCCTTCTCTGTCAGTACTTCAATGTCTCTAATCTTGTCATATCTTGTATCGCTTATTGTTTTTGGCATCAGTGTCTCTATTGGAATCAAATCAATCGCCCCGTCTTTTCTGCGAATTGTAATTGGTGTATCTGGGAGTACGCTGTCTCCGTATAAAACCTCGATTCCAACCGATTTGCATTTTTCAATTGTCTCTAAAATTGTAAACCTCCCAACCGCCGTTGTTGCTTCCGCAACCGGCAGGCAATATAATGGAAATATCTCTGCACCCATTACACCATAGCTCGCATTCAAAATGACCTTGAGTGCTTGGCTTACTACTGTGTACAATTGTTTTTGATTTGCAGAGAGACTTGGATTTTTTGATAAGCTCTTGTAATAGTTTACACGCAGGTCCCTGAGCGAGCCAATTAACATGGCAGTCAGACCGTTTTTCTTGGTACAAACCCAATGGGTGGTTCCAGGAATCATGTTTTTTTTACA
Coding sequences within:
- a CDS encoding threonine--tRNA ligase, whose protein sequence is MRILQLHCDYIEYTPVKKEIKSAEEIDPQTKRLEEIVVAFVAVEELDNEVVAKKAIVEISESMQKIGCSKLLLYPYAHLSSKLASPTTALLLLQDMEKNAKGLEVHRAPFGWTKSYKLQVKGHPLAENSKTITAGEEKDSSSNALKAESKIISYWHILTPDGKLHDIDKFNFAKYQNLEVLAKYEAAKKRAVDEPPPHVKLMKKLAIADYEPASDAGNMRFYPNGRLMKSLIERYVTDKVMEYGGFEVETPIMYDSHHPSMESYFHRFPARQYSIDSEGKHLFLRFAACFGQFLMAKDFQLSYKNLPLKLYELTRYSFRREQSGELVGLRRLRAFTMPDCHAMCMDMNQAKEEFRKRFDLSRDVIKGLGIESEDYEMAIRFTEEFYNENKSLIEEIVAKIGKPVLVEMWKERFFYFVLKWEFNYVDNLGKASALSTDQIDVENGKRYNIEFMDDTNKPQSPIILHNSPSGAIERVIYTLLEKAAKDQREGRKPMFPLWLAPTQVRLIPVKPEFLDYCEKLADKLTENDIRVDVDDRNESVSKSIRDAETEWIRYIIVIGEKEVNSTTLSIRDRKSKDPHNLSVEEFITNIKEETKGKPFMRINMGRSMAKRPQIMV
- a CDS encoding tetratricopeptide repeat protein, whose product is MEENISNLAKKGIQLMTEGGFEKASSHFDQAIIMQPSNPDLLNRKGISLRGLGRYDEAIECFNKSLQLDPRDLDAS
- the speB gene encoding agmatinase; this encodes MSFLDLYMNRNPLITSPSEEGDVSAIVYGIPFDSTHSFRPGTRFGPDAVRQAFNNIEIFSTRFNVDLESVNIEDLGNTYHTVVATEVLDMIGKITTELAERNKQMIILGGEHLITYGTYMAFPKDTGYIVFDAHYDLRDEYADIKLSHAAYLRRIIEKRGAENIVHVGARSFVKEELAFKTEHKINVVTDKDIREGRGPKMVKDFMSTFDKIYVSIDLDVLDPAFAPGVGNPEAMGITSRELFDMIYALEGNTIRCMDIVELCPPYDNGATASVAAKLMSEVIAMNLSRK
- a CDS encoding DNA-directed DNA polymerase I — its product is MSNVIEEVTTSMPPALLVSAAYDGLKKCAVLKFYEPKSQTLKLWFDNTGHKPYCYSKLTPEELTFLSNRTDVLKLENVKREDLLKDRMIDVTKIIVADPLAIGGTQTDKSIRNTIETWESDIKYYENYLYDNSLIVGRYYTIENGALKEYSHPIPDEVQLALKGLLFDKITNIGIIDTKEFQNHISEWANLLNQPVPNIRRITFDIEVESETGRIPDPKIADKKITAIGFCASDDFKTVFVLKRAGLQMGNNELPKDVKISFYEEDKEADMLRDAFKILENYPFVITFNGDEFDMPFMYNRAERLGVPLKEIPLVMMRDSATLKKGVHIDLYRTFSNRSFQIYAFSHRYNDFSLNTICEGLIDESKTEYEGELGDLSLYELGNYCFNDSRITQKLTSFNNDLLMNLLVVITRIGRMPIDDISRMGVSQWIRSLFYYEHRKHNYLIPRREELDQKSGTASTEAVIKDKKYRGGLVVEPTEGIHFNVSVMDFASLYPSIIKVRNLSYETVRCIHDECKKNMIPGTTHWVCTKKNGLTAMLIGSLRDLRVNYYKSLSKNPSLSANQKQLYTVVSQALKVILNASYGVMGAEIFPLYCLPVAEATTAVGRFTILETIEKCKSVGIEVLYGDSVLPDTPITIRRKDGAIDLIPIETLMPKTISDTRYDKIRDIEVLTEKGFTKIKYVYRHKVKKKGYRILTRKGFVECTEDHSLVINGKNVKPSELKVGDRINLISVKTESRLHVNADLVWLFGLFIAKGTCNTDRHESHIQYSWRIVDQDKKSLQKAQKIIHEHLALETIIKGVHKRSSAYALVPKNNHKLFVDYFRLFCYRDDHKGVPQSVLNANNEAKRAFMNGMLGRDYHTDITGMTIDQIHKTVIAGIIVMLEQLGLDYSLQIRKNKPCTCRLEIIKDQKTMRVKQSDIIKKIEKFNISGYVYDLETKNHHFCGGLGNVLLHNTDSLFLKSPSQDQVQGVVEWAKTEFGVDLDLDKEYRYVVFSKRKKNYLGVQKDGKVDVKGLTGKKSHTPPFIRNLFYEILEILSQVQNEQEFSQSKTKIGDMISSYAKKLKARQIPLVELAFNVMISKAPAEYVKTIPQHIRAAKLLEQTREIKKGDIISYVKIINKPGVKPTEMARPDEIDTPKYMEFMESTFDQILSSMDLDFASLIGEPKQTGLDQFFWK